The DNA segment CTGGTGTTATGTTTCACTTCGACCCAAGTTCGTCGGGGCAAATGATTCATTTCTACAAAAACGTCTCTGTTGCTGGTGGGTATCTAGCGTTAGCGGTACTTGGCGCGGGATCGTTTAGTGTTGATTACTGGCTGTCTACCAAGCTAAAGCAAGACACCAAATGGACGCGCTTAATGGTTCTTGTACGTTAGCGTTCTTTGTCTAATCACACCTTATTCGTTAGTGTTGTTGGCGCAACTTATGAATAAAAAACCGAAGCTACCTGGCTTCGGTTTTTTATTCCTGTCTAAGAACTTCAAGTACAGCGAGTTGGCTAGTTAAGCTTGCAGCATCTCGTCACTGAACAGTTCTGCGCAGCCAATACCATTAATGGCGCAGCTCTCGTCGATGTCTGAGATGTCACCGCTCACGCCGATAGCACCCAATACCGTTTTATCCTTGTCTCGAATCAGTAGCCCCCCTGGAACTGGCACCATGTTTCCGTGTGCGAGCACGTTTACGGCGGAGATGAATGCTGGTCGGTTGTCAGCATCTTGGGCGAGTTTTCTAGAGGAACAACCCAGTGCGAGTGCCCCCCACGCTTTAGCAATCGCGATGTCTGGTCGCATCATGCTAGAGCCGTCTTGACGTTGCAGAGAAATCAGTTTGCCACCGCTGTCTAAGACGGCGACCGTCAAAGGTTCTGTGTGGATCTTGTTTCCTGCTTTTAAGGTGCCATCGATGATGGTTAACGCTTGTTGTAGAGTCAAACTTCCCATGTTATCTCCTAGTTTTTCAAGGGGCCGTGTACCAAGCTAAGTCAGCCAATCATTACTCTTGTTGTGAATCTCATCGACTGATTCAGCTCGGTACAAGAGTCCTAACTGGACTCTTGTAATAGCCCATAGCTGGGTAAAGTTAGGAAGGCAGCGAACTCTTTGGCTGTAGAAAGTTGATAGAAAAGATCAGCTGTCTCTTCAAATCGACCTGCTGTATAGCGCGAGTCTCCGACTTCATGTTTTATCGTGTCTAACTCCTGGTAAAGCCAAGAGTGGAATAGTGATTTGGTAAAGGTTTGGCCGTCATCAAGCGTGACGCCGTGGTGGATCCACTGCCAGATATTGGCTCTTGAGATCTCAGCAGTCGCGGCATCTTCCATAAGGCCGTAGATAGGCACACAGCCGTAGCCTTGGATCCAAGCTTCGATGTAATACAGCGCGATGCGTATATTTTTACGTACTCCTGCTTCGTCGCGACTGCCCTCACAAGGCTTGAGTAGAGTGTCGGCGTTGATCACATGCTCTGGGCTTTGGAAATCCATTTGGTTTACTTTGCCATCTAAGTGCTTATCAAAGATCGACATTGCCAAATCAACCAGTGCAGGGTGCGCGACCCATGTGCCATCGTGTCCGTTTTGAGATTCTCTCTGCTTATCTTCGATAACCTTGGCGGTGACACGCGCCATCTCTTGCGGATCTTTCGCTGGAATAAAGGCAGACATACCACCCATCGCCAGTGCGCCGCGAGCGTGACAAGTGCGTACCAACAGTTGGCTGTAGGCGTTAAGGAATTCTTGATCCATGCCGATCCCATGACGATCTGGCAGGATGCGGTCTTTATGGTTCTTCAGCGTTTTGATATAGCTGAAGATGTAATCCCAACGGCCACAGTTCATCGCAACGATGTGATCACGCATGGCGTACAAGATCTCTTCCATTTGGAATACGGCTGGTAACGTTTCGATCAATACTGTCGCGCGAATGGTGCCTTTTGGTACATGGAAATAGTTTTCGGTGAAGCTGAAAATATCGTCCCACCATTGTGCTTCTTCCATGCTTTCTAGCTTTGGAATGTAGTAGTAAACCCCTAAACCTTGTTGTGCACGTGATTGATAGTTGTGGAAAAAGTACAAGGCGAAGTCCATCAAGCAACCGCCGATAGGTTGATTGTTGAATTGGATGGATTGCTCAGGAAGGTGGATCCCTCGTGGGCGTGCGATCAGCAGTGCAGGATCGTCGTTTAATTGGTAACGCTTCTGCTTCTTCTCATCGAAATAACTAATGGTGCCAAGGTTGGCATCTCTTAGGTTGATTTGCCCTTCGACCATATTGGCCCAAGTAGGAGAAGACGCATCTTCAAAGCAGCACATGAAGACTTTCGCGCCTGAGTTTAGCGCGTTGATCACCATCTTTCTTTCGATAGGCCCGGTGATCTCTACTCGGCGATCGAGTAGCTCTGGTGGCGGTGTCGCCACTTTCCACTCTTTATTCTGGCGAATGGAAATCGTGTCTTTTCTAAAATTGGGTAACTCACCCTCGTCATATTGAGCTTGTTTTACGTCGCGGTCACTTAGCAGGGTATGACGGCGATCTCCAAACTTATTGATGAGAGCTTCTAAGAATTTTAATGCATCTTTAGACAAGATCTCTTTGTACTCGGAGTTGTCCATCTTCCCAAGTACCTGCATACATTGTACTTCTTCTCTCTCTTTTACGTCATTCATCATTGTTGTCTCCTTTAAACAATACGATGCCACTTTGTATACAAAATGCTCTTTTTAAGGGTATTTATATTGTAGAAATTGTAAACAAGCAAACAGTATTTAACATTTATTTATCATTTGATCTTTTTGTAATTTATTTTTACGTAAAGATATTTTATGTAAAGCAATGAATTGTAAGCTTTTCAGGATGAGTGCGTACTTAATGTGATGGGTTGATGTAACAAAATTGTTTCATTGTGGGGTTGATAAATAGCGAGGATGGTTCATAGTACACAAAAGTTAGTTTAATTGTATACAATCTGAACTGGAGGTTCGAATGGCAATTATGAAAGCGATTGAAGCAGCGGTAGAAGTGCTTAAACGTGAAGGTGTAGACATCGCATTTGGTGTTCCCGGCGCAGCAATAAACCCTATGTATGCGGCTATGAAAAAGCTCGGAGGAATCGACCACGTCTTAGCTCGCCACGTAGAGGGTGCATCCCATATGGCCGAAGGGTACACACGTACTAATCAAGACAATATAGGTGTGTGTATTGGTACCTCTGGCCCTGCGGGAACGGACATGATCACGGGCCTTTATTCTGCGTCTGCAGATTCGATCCCAATTCTATGCATCACCGGCCAAGCGCCACGAGCTCGTCTTCACAAAGAAGATTTCCAAGCGGTCGACATTGAATCTATCGCCAAGCCAGTGACCAAGTGGGCAACCACGGTACTGGAACCTGCACAAGTGCCACGCGCATTCCAAAAAGCCTTTCATTTGATGCGTTCGGGTCGTCCGGGGCCAATCCTGATAGATCTACCGATTGATGTTCAGTTGGCTGAGATTGAGTTTGATATCGATACCTATGAACCGCTAGAACCTTACAAACCGCAAGCAACTCGCGCGCAGGTTGAGAAAGCATTAACCATGATGTCTCAATCAGAAAAACCGCTGATTGTATCGGGTGGTGGCGTGATTAACGCTGGCGCGTCCGAATTGCTACAACAGTTCGCCGAAATCACCGGTGTGCCAGTGATCCCAACCTTGATGGGCTGGGGCTCTATCCCAGATGACCATGACTTAATGGCGGGTATGGTGGGGCTACAGACTTCTCACCGTTACGGTAACGAAACCATGCTCAACTCTGATTTCGTGTTTGGTGTCGGTAACCGTTGGGCCAACCGTCATACCGGCTCTGTGGATGTTTACACCGAAGGTCGTAAGTTTGTTCACGTTGATATTGAACCAACCCAAATCGGCCGCGTGTTCTGTCCGGATTTAGGCATAGTCTCTGATGCGAAAGCTGCGCTAGAGCTAATGGTTGAAGTGGCGCAAGAGTGGCGTGACGCTGGCAAGCTGCCGAACCGAAATGCTTGGGCAAGTGAGTGTCAGGAACGCAAA comes from the Vibrio splendidus genome and includes:
- a CDS encoding GlcG/HbpS family heme-binding protein, which translates into the protein MGSLTLQQALTIIDGTLKAGNKIHTEPLTVAVLDSGGKLISLQRQDGSSMMRPDIAIAKAWGALALGCSSRKLAQDADNRPAFISAVNVLAHGNMVPVPGGLLIRDKDKTVLGAIGVSGDISDIDESCAINGIGCAELFSDEMLQA
- the aceB gene encoding malate synthase A translates to MMNDVKEREEVQCMQVLGKMDNSEYKEILSKDALKFLEALINKFGDRRHTLLSDRDVKQAQYDEGELPNFRKDTISIRQNKEWKVATPPPELLDRRVEITGPIERKMVINALNSGAKVFMCCFEDASSPTWANMVEGQINLRDANLGTISYFDEKKQKRYQLNDDPALLIARPRGIHLPEQSIQFNNQPIGGCLMDFALYFFHNYQSRAQQGLGVYYYIPKLESMEEAQWWDDIFSFTENYFHVPKGTIRATVLIETLPAVFQMEEILYAMRDHIVAMNCGRWDYIFSYIKTLKNHKDRILPDRHGIGMDQEFLNAYSQLLVRTCHARGALAMGGMSAFIPAKDPQEMARVTAKVIEDKQRESQNGHDGTWVAHPALVDLAMSIFDKHLDGKVNQMDFQSPEHVINADTLLKPCEGSRDEAGVRKNIRIALYYIEAWIQGYGCVPIYGLMEDAATAEISRANIWQWIHHGVTLDDGQTFTKSLFHSWLYQELDTIKHEVGDSRYTAGRFEETADLFYQLSTAKEFAAFLTLPSYGLLQESS
- the gcl gene encoding glyoxylate carboligase, translating into MAIMKAIEAAVEVLKREGVDIAFGVPGAAINPMYAAMKKLGGIDHVLARHVEGASHMAEGYTRTNQDNIGVCIGTSGPAGTDMITGLYSASADSIPILCITGQAPRARLHKEDFQAVDIESIAKPVTKWATTVLEPAQVPRAFQKAFHLMRSGRPGPILIDLPIDVQLAEIEFDIDTYEPLEPYKPQATRAQVEKALTMMSQSEKPLIVSGGGVINAGASELLQQFAEITGVPVIPTLMGWGSIPDDHDLMAGMVGLQTSHRYGNETMLNSDFVFGVGNRWANRHTGSVDVYTEGRKFVHVDIEPTQIGRVFCPDLGIVSDAKAALELMVEVAQEWRDAGKLPNRNAWASECQERKSTMLRKTNFDEAPMKPMRVYEEMNKAFGRDTCYVSTIGLSQIAAAQFLHVYKPRNWINCGQAGPLGWTTPAALGVRAADPNRDIVAISGDYDFQFMIEELAVGAQFNLPYIHVLVNNSYLGLIRQAQRQFDIDYCVQLAFDNQNAPELEGYGVDHVAVVEGLGCKAIRVREPEQIAAAFEQAKELMNKHKVPVVVELILERVTNIAMGVEINAINEFEPLAESRGDAPTALAYK